The stretch of DNA TCCAAATTGATTAAAGTAAGCAACACCTAAATATAAAATAGCAACAAACATTAGCAATGAACCAGCCATTGTATAAACAGTAACTTTAATAGTAGTAAATACTTTGTCTCCAAAACCATAAGAACCAATCATTAGAAAAACAGGTAATAGCATAACTTCCCAAAAGAAGTAAAAAAGTACGATATCTAAAGATAATAAAGTTCCTGTAACTCCTGTTTGAACTAAAAGCATATTTATCCAATAGCCTTTAGTTTTTCCTTCCCATAATAATAGATATGAAGTAGGTATTAAAATAGCAATCATCATTAAAATTGTAAGTGAAAAACCATCTAATCCAATATAATAATTTATACCATAAGTTTCAATCCAAGGAACATTTGTTACAAATTGCATTCCAGCACTTGGAACAAATTCAATGTATATTTTTAAAACTAAAGCAAGAATTACAGTTGTAGTTAAAAAAGCTATATTTCTAATAGTATTTACATCTCTAGTTGTAAGCATTAACCCAAGAGCAACAACGCCAGGTAAAAATATAATAAATGAAAGAATATCTGAACTCATACTATAATCCTAAAGTGATATATAAGTAGATAAATACACAAGTCATACCAATTAGCATGAATGCAGCATAAAATCTAACATTTGCATTTTGTATCATGGCAACTTTTTTACCAATATTTACAAAACCAATTGACGAATTCATAATAAAGGCATCTATTATTTTTTCATCTACAACTTTATCTATAAAAGTTGATACTTTTTTTGTTGATTGAACAAATAAAATATTATAGATTTCATCAATATAAAATTTATTTCCAATTAATCCTGTTTCATCTTCTGGTTTATGAACATCAAAATTTGCATATTTTGAATAAGCTGCCATAATTCCAGTTGCTGCTACGATTATAGATAAAGCCATCAATACATATTCTGTTAAATGATCCATGTGAATATGTTTAGAATTTAACTGACTAAGCCAAGTATCAACAAAATGATTTCCTCCAAAAATTGCAGGAAGATTTAAAAACCCAGCTCCAATAGCTCCAATAGCTAAAATTAAAAGAGGAAAAGTAATTGTTTTTGAAGTATAAACATAATTTTCATCGTGATGATTTGGTGCTACAAAAACAATAAAATACATTCTAAACATATAAAATGCTGTTAAAAATGCTGTAAACATTGCAATTCCCCAAATCAGATATTGCCCTTCTTGAAATGCAGCTGCTAAAATTGCATCTTTTGAAAAGAATCCAGAAAATGGAGGAATCCCTGAAATGGCAATAACACCTATTAAAAAAGTAGTTCCAATAATAGGTAAGGTTGCTCTATGTTGGGCAATTTTAAAAATATTTTGTTCATGATGAATTGCCATAATTACACCACCAGCTCCCATGAATAACATTGCTTTAAAAAATGCGTGTGTAAATACATGGAAAAGTCCAGTTGAATAAAAACCTAAACCAACAGCAATAAACATATAACCTAATTGACTCATAGTTGAATAAGCAAGGATTTTTTTAATATCAGTTTGACGTGTAGCTATAATTGCAGCAAGTAAAGCTGAAAATGCTCCGATATAAGCTATAAATAATCCAATTTCTTCAATTCCACTATATAAAAAGTGAAATCTTGCAACCATATAAATACCTGCTGTTACCATTGTTGCTGCATGAATTAAAGCTGAAATTGGAGTAGGACCTGCCATCGCATCAGGAAGCCAAACATAAAGTGGAATTTGAGCTGATTTTCC from Arcobacter suis CECT 7833 encodes:
- the nuoL gene encoding NADH-quinone oxidoreductase subunit L; protein product: MNTSLLVWIILAPLLGAIINGLLYFYHIKKSKVSDIYFSLIGTITPFISFLITLCLFLRMNDENIIFKQQLFTWLNVDKLNIEMAFLGDNLSIFMSMFVTFVGWLIHIYAIGYMKGDSGFGKFFAYFNLFLASMLILVLADNPIILFIGWEGVGVCSYLLIKFYYGKAENVIAANKAFIVNRVGDFGFLLGVVTLFFALGEVDLSFSSIEANLANASNELLILSGILLFVGAMGKSAQIPLYVWLPDAMAGPTPISALIHAATMVTAGIYMVARFHFLYSGIEEIGLFIAYIGAFSALLAAIIATRQTDIKKILAYSTMSQLGYMFIAVGLGFYSTGLFHVFTHAFFKAMLFMGAGGVIMAIHHEQNIFKIAQHRATLPIIGTTFLIGVIAISGIPPFSGFFSKDAILAAAFQEGQYLIWGIAMFTAFLTAFYMFRMYFIVFVAPNHHDENYVYTSKTITFPLLILAIGAIGAGFLNLPAIFGGNHFVDTWLSQLNSKHIHMDHLTEYVLMALSIIVAATGIMAAYSKYANFDVHKPEDETGLIGNKFYIDEIYNILFVQSTKKVSTFIDKVVDEKIIDAFIMNSSIGFVNIGKKVAMIQNANVRFYAAFMLIGMTCVFIYLYITLGL